Proteins encoded in a region of the Babesia bovis T2Bo chromosome 4 map unlocalized Chr4_2, whole genome shotgun sequence genome:
- a CDS encoding putative Ras-related protein Rab-5A, which translates to MNNYFENFFRNKGTTPDLDASTDESTGHSFYQFKLVILGDTSVGKSSLVGRFVKNTFLEFQESTIGAAFMTQSVSLDDCTVKFEIWDTAGQERYRTLAPMYYRGSSAAVIVYDITMRESFQQAKGWIQELQAHVGPNVVLALAGNKVDLDSSREVSREVAEEFAGANNCIFMETSAKNGDMVQELFTEIAKAIPKGRRIKELHEGFKIDNQSHLPKINCCSK; encoded by the exons ATGAATAACTATTTTGAAAATTTTTTCCGGAACAAGGGAACTACACCAGATTTGGATGCTAGTACGGATGAAAGTACAGGACATTCATTTTACCAGTTCAAGCTTGTTATCCTGGGTGACACCTCTGTTGGTAAGAGCAGTTTGGTTGGGCGATTTGTGAAGAATACCTTTTTAGAGTTCCAGGAATCAACTATTGGTGCTGCATTTATGACGCAAAGCGTTAGTCTAGATGATTGCACGGTGAAGTTTGAGATATGGGACACAGCTgg TCAAGAGCGTTATCGGACATTGGCTCCTATGTACTACCGTGGTTCTTCTGCTGCAGTAATCGTGTATGACATAACTATGCGGGAATCTTTCCAGCAGGCTAAAGGATGGATTCAGGAGTTACAGGCACATGTTGGCCCTAATGTTGTATTAGCCCTAGCTGGCAACAAGGTTGATCTTGACTCCTCTCGTGAAGTATCACGTGAGGTGGCTGAAGAGTTTGCCGGGGCCAATAACTGTATTTTCATGGAAACTTCAGCAAAAAACGGTGACATGGTACAGGAATTATTCACGGAGATAGCAAAGGCCATACCTAAAGGCAGGCGTATAAAAGAGTTACACGAAGGCTTCAAGATTGACAATCAATCACATTTACCAAAGATTAACTGCTGCTCTAAGTGA
- a CDS encoding adenylate kinase family protein, translating into MIFLRVLSLLFFATMSGLHGYETQTLVEELRRRYDCLSKPQGNFIFMGAPGSGKGTQSLLLRDSHCYCHLSTGDILRSAIRSGDPIGMEAKTYMDQGKLVPDDVVVKLIEGNINSPRCSRGFILDGFPRTETQADRLKTLLSNLGKRLNAVFLFECPDDEIQRRITGRLVHEPSGRVYHMTSKPPKVPMRDDITNEPLTQRKDDTLEVIRTRLDAYHKQTAPLIKYYENMHLLHRIDANRPEMKVNEEINKIVERVCTN; encoded by the exons ATGATTTTCCTTCGTGTGCTTTCGTTATTATTCTTTGCCACGATGAGCGGGCTTCATGGTTATGAAACCCAGACCCTTGTCGAGGAGTTACGCCGTCGTTATGATTGTCTGAGTAAACCACAGGGCAATTTCATATTTATGGGTGCCCCTGGGTCCGGGAAG GGTACTCAATCGCTATTGTTGCGTGACTCTCACTGCTACTGTCACTTGTCAACCGGTGACATTTTGCGTTCTGCCATTAGGAGCGGGGACCCTATTGGTATGGAGGCTAAGACCTATATGGACCAGGGCAAGCTGGTTCCCGACGATGTTGTCGTTAAGCTAATTGAGGGTAACATAAACTCTCCTCGTTGCAGTCGTGGTTTTATTCTTGATGGTTTCCCACGTACTGAGACTCAGGCTGATCGTCTGAAGACGTTGTTATCTAACTTGGGAAAGAGATTGAATGCTGTCTTCTTGTTTGAATGCcctgatgatgaaattcAGAGACGCATTACTGGCAGGCTGGTCCATGAGCCATCTGGTCGTGTATATCACATGACAAGCAAGCCACCAAAGGTCCCCATGCGTGATGACATTACCAACGAGCCTCTTACTCAGCGTAAGGACGACACTTTGGAGGTTATACGCACTCGTCTTGATGCCTACCACAAGCAGACGGCTCCTCTTATTAAGTACTACGAGAATATGCATCTATTGCACCGCATTGATGCTAACAGGCCTGAGATGAAGGTTAATGAG gAAATTAACAAGATTGTCGAACGTGTCTGCACCAATTAA
- a CDS encoding putative diphthine synthase, translating into MTLTLVGLGLGAVEDITLRGLKAIQNADAVLLEIYTSALIDSNLHDLESFIGKSIEQADRISVEESADKILEEARAKNVVLLVAGDPLSATTHCDLCLRAENAGVDVEVIHNASIINAIGRTGMQLYRFGEIVSIPFFETNWSPDSFYDKIVKNMEANLHTLCLLDIKVRERSIENLMNNRMIFEPPRYMSVNIAIDQIFRIDHTKHRLPSNTRAIGVARLGSKTAKIAAGTLKELKDIDFGEPLHSMVICAPQLHDIEEEYFKHYRI; encoded by the exons ATGACTCTTACTCTAGTTGGTTTAGGACTAGGAGCGGTCGAAGATATTACACTTAGAGGATTAAAAGCAATTCAAAATGCAGATGCCGTCCTGCTAGAGATCTACACATCTGCACTTATAGACAGCAATTTACATGATCTG GAATCTTTCATAGGAAAATCTATTGAACAGGCTGACCGTATAAGTGTAGAAGAATCTGCGGACAAGATACTGGAAGAAGCACGTGCGAAGAATGTCGTTCTTCTAGTTGCGGGGGATCCACTTAG TGCAACAACACACTGTGATTTGTGCCTCCGTGCAGAAAATGCAGGAGTAGATGTCGAAGTAATACATAATGCAAGCATTATCAATGCAATCGGAAGAACAGGAATGCAGTTATACCGTTTCGGTGAAATCGTGTCCATACCATTTTTTGAAACCAACTGGTCACCAGATAGCTTCTACGATAAAATAGTGAAGAATATGGAGGCAAATCTTCACACCCTATGTCTCTTAG ATATTAAAGTGAGAGAGAGATCTATAGAAAACCTTATGAATAACCGCATGATATTCGAACCCCCTAG ATATATGTCGGTGAATATTGCTATCGACCAGATCTTTCGAATCGATCATACGAAGCATCGGCTACCTTCTAATACACGCGCAATAGGAGTGGCAAGACTAGGGTCTAAAACAGCGAAAATAGCAGCAG GCACCCTGAAAGAACTTAAGGACATAGATTTCGGTGAACCACTACATTCCATGGTCATATGCGCGCCACAGTTGCATGATATTGAAGAGGAATATTTTAAGCATTATAGGATATAA
- a CDS encoding RNA recognition motif domain containing protein gives MQQRAIKQLEDCSWRLLLKGLPFDVTQQDIFTLFKHTDSITSITILTKGNTPTGSAIVRFASENDVTRALKSLKEPFIRKRKVEATLDITDFSHRIQTVHKPIAVDRFRLPRRYF, from the exons ATGCAGCAAAGAGCCATTAAACAACTGGAAGATTGCAGTTGGCGTTTATTACTGAAA GGGCTACCTTTTGACGTAACTCAGCAGGATATTTTTACACTGTTTAAACATACAGATAGCATAACGTCGATTACAATACTAACCA AAGGGAATACACCCACCGGTAGTGCAATTGTACGTTTCGCATCTGAAAATGATGTTACCCGCGCTTTGAAATCTTTAAAAGAACCATTTATTCGTAAAAG GAAAGTTGAAGCTACACTGGATATCACGGATTTCTCTCATCGTATTCAGACTGTTCACAAACCTATTGCCGTGGACAGATTTAGGCTCCCCCGACGATATTTCTGA
- a CDS encoding RNA methylase family protein codes for MVRLLFWMTLNPDYNELIQPELESLATLFGLNSEEFKLSEYKDVSHFSNNPFDENGCYRSFDDYYKALLSGNTTEETKIAKNKQNVFYYANVPSIDTAIAIFDRSILLKGVIDVWVEGQSYDEIMQDIKCNHEKRIDETLVNKRWCAKFNCFNGKNDQGRQVAILEEMSELFDMAGKVDIKNPETKIAIIEQYEGDSSKHMEKIFFGHYIRDRCDIGYWWDKYSLTRRPILAPTTLDNMLAFIMANLALVKKGSVVLDPFVGSAGSLIAATHLGAICFGSDIDMRILKGWSMAHHNRNLPPSELQKNAYTNFTFYNLCHPDILRFDNRSTVWRGMLQSDSGKREWVDAIIADPPYGIRASAKNRRLLHDTADDGIVDSLIENLLSIAASMLVPGGRLVFLLPTKNNKIVETLQTLRHATLHVLHLGLQSLAGDASRFIVTLTKSNKCNTASQ; via the exons ATGGTCAGGCTGCTTTTCTGGATGACTCTTAATCCAGACTATAATGAATTGATTCAACCGGAGCTAGAATCACTCGCTACACTCTTTGGGCTCAATTCGGAGGAGTTCAAGCTAAGTGAGTATAAAGACGTATCGCACTTCTCTAATAACCCTTTTGATGAAAATGGATGCTATCGTTCATTCGACGATTACTACAAAGCTTTGCTCTCAGGAAACACAACAGAAGAGACAAAAATTGCAAAAAATAAGCAAAATGTTTTCTATTATGCAAATGTGCCTTCTATAGATACAGCTATTGCAATTTTCGATAGATCCATTTTACTCAAAGGAGTGATTGAT GTATGGGTAGAAGGACAAAGCTATGATGAAATAATGCAAGATATTAAATGCAATCATGAAAAAAGGATTGATGAAACGCTTGTAAATAAACGTTGGTGTGCTAAGTTTAACTGCTTCAACGGTAAAAATGACCAAGGTAGACAAGTTGCCATACTAGAAGAAATGTCAGAACTGTTCGACATGGCGGGTAAAGTTGATATTAAAAATCCAGAAACTAAAATTGCAATAATAGAG CAATATGAAGGTGATAGTTCAAAACATATGGAAAAAATATTCTTTGGGCATTACATTCGAGACCGTTGCGATATTGGGTATTGGTGGGATAAATACTCCCTAACTCGAAGGCCAATTTTGGCTCCCACTACATTGGATAATATGCTAGCTTTCATTATGGCAAACTTG GCATTAGTGAAGAAAGGTTCAGTAGTTTTGGATCCATTCGTTGGGTCAGCAGGATCTCTAATCGCAGCGACACACCTTGG AGCTATATGCTTCGGCAGTGATATCGATATGAGAATACTGAAGGGATGGTCAATGGCCCATCACAATCGTAATTTACCACCATCAGAGCTTCAAAAGAATGCATATACTAATTTCACCTTCTACAATCTGTGCCACCCTGACATTTTACGCTTCGATAACAGAAGTACCGTTTGGAGAGGTATGCTACAATCCGACAGCGGAAAAAGAGAGTGGGTAGATGCAATTATCGCAGATCCACCCTACG GTATACGAGCTAGTGCGAAGAATCGCAGACTCTTACATGATACTGCAGATGATGGTATTGTAGATAGTCTTATAGAAAATCTGCTTTCTATTGCTGCTAGCATGCTAGTGCCAGGGGGTAGGCTAGTATTTCTTTTGCCTActaaaaacaacaaaatcGTGGAGACGTTGCAAACCTTGCGTCATGCAACGTTGCATGTCCTACACCTCGGCTTGCAGTCTTTAGCCGGAGATGCTTCAAGATTTATAGTCACCCTGACTAAAAGCAACAAATGTAACACTGCATCTCAATGA
- a CDS encoding Elongation factor P (EF-P) KOW-like domain family protein has product MSRIAALNIIGNHGKNRFPICLSIRNGFGYRSNNRQTSIWCKKGYESQTNYFTTSCNRTFGLGIQYGKVNESIKRCFTTFAGSSLKSGMIFLHDDKYCEVTSNRQVKQGRGSASLQVEYVELPSRKPMTINLPIGAKVDKIDLEKQGALVQYFDEDARELVVSDESFEEKRISASTIGDGVKLLEAGDELQLFYHDDTIVKVSLPNTITSRLKKK; this is encoded by the exons ATGTCCCGCATAGCTGCATTGAATATTATCGGAAATCATGGAAAAAACAGATTTCCTATCTGTTTAAGCATTCGTAATGGTTTTGGGTATCGGAGTAACAATCGACAAACGTCGATTTGGTGCAAGAAAGGTTACGAGTCACAGACAAATTACTTTACCACCTCATGTAACAGAACCTTCGGTTTAGGAATTCAGTACGGCAAAGTCAACGAAAGCATAAAGCGGTGCTTCACGACATTTGCTGGCAGTTCTTTGAAATCGGGAATGATCTTCTTGCATGATG ATAAATATTGTGAAGTAACTTCAAACCGTCAAGTAAAACAAGGGCGTGGATCAGCTTCGTTACAGGTGGAATATGTGGAATTACCCAGTAGGAAGCCTATGACAATAAATCTTCCAATTGGCGCAAAAGTGGACAAGATCGACTTAGAAAAGCAAGGTGCCCTGGTACAATATTTTGATGAAGATGCACGTGAGTTAGTGGTGTCCGATGAGAGTTTCGAAGAGAAACGGATATCTGCGTCAACGATAGGCGACGGTGTTAAATTGTTGGAGGCGGGGGATGAGCTTCAGCTGTTTTATCACGATGATACCATAGTCAAGGTATCCTTACCAAACACTATAACATCTCGTCTGAA GAAAAAATAA